A genome region from Marinobacter panjinensis includes the following:
- a CDS encoding PEP-CTERM sorting domain-containing protein — protein sequence MKGFSKGMVFAATFAVSGFASAAYIGSVSNGNAPGDVSEQTVPGDNDYATRVLGSWTADAPLYNVGSSVDFGHNLKSTTDGPFRLTFTYLGKEASDNNQFWYNNSLIFDKNSTPDDEFSTIFFGSADTFLDFYFQRQSGQQIVNDGTNGSQLVVGVNSGTTTNFNIFEVSEDYFILSFDDGFAKDDNHDDLVIAVRASRVPEPGTLALLGLGLAGLALRRKAKA from the coding sequence ATGAAAGGATTTTCGAAAGGCATGGTATTCGCCGCAACATTTGCCGTTTCCGGCTTTGCGAGTGCTGCCTATATTGGTTCGGTCTCTAACGGTAATGCACCAGGCGATGTTTCCGAACAGACCGTACCGGGTGATAACGATTATGCTACGCGCGTGTTGGGTAGCTGGACAGCAGATGCTCCTCTTTACAATGTAGGAAGCAGTGTCGACTTCGGTCACAACCTGAAATCCACTACTGATGGCCCTTTCCGGTTGACCTTCACCTATCTTGGTAAGGAAGCCAGCGATAACAACCAGTTCTGGTACAACAACAGCCTGATTTTTGACAAAAATAGCACACCGGACGATGAATTCAGCACCATTTTCTTTGGCTCAGCTGACACCTTCCTGGACTTCTACTTCCAGAGACAGTCTGGCCAGCAAATTGTCAATGATGGGACAAACGGTAGTCAGTTGGTTGTTGGCGTTAACAGTGGCACCACCACGAATTTCAATATCTTTGAAGTATCAGAAGATTACTTCATCCTTAGCTTTGACGATGGATTCGCCAAAGACGACAACCATGACGACCTGGTGATCGCAGTACGCGCTTCCAGGGTTCCGGAACCCGGAACACTCGCACTTCTTGGCCTAGGCCTTGCCGGGCTCGCCCTGCGCAGGAAGGCCAAAGCCTGA
- a CDS encoding glycosyltransferase: protein MRVKIIYTMSGRGLHRDAELLAYVFKSLGHEVSSQSVQPASQRALWLERKWYRAVERMLPPALRDSTLTLQRQLRLLINGRSPFDLIIHLQSIQHRHLHKNCAQWLVPNQEWFSHSQLHYLKVFDAVVCKTREALHLFSRYHTNVQYTGFSSPLISHPPPVPEKNFQKALHVAGNSGFKGTAALVRVWRKHPEWPQLTLVCNQLPAHDELPNNIEVLSNISDDNLADLWATAGIAILPSEVEGFGQILVEAQAYGCVVVTTDAPPMNEVVDPSFGILVPYHSTGAFRMGVRYFVDPDGLEHAIQELWRHKDADLHRMSFDAAQNATENDKAFRRRIKYLISGLERSTSI, encoded by the coding sequence GTGCGTGTCAAAATCATTTACACCATGTCCGGTCGGGGCCTCCATAGGGATGCTGAGTTATTAGCTTACGTATTCAAATCGCTGGGGCATGAAGTAAGCTCGCAGTCGGTCCAACCCGCGTCCCAAAGAGCTTTATGGCTCGAAAGAAAGTGGTATCGGGCTGTCGAAAGAATGCTGCCTCCTGCTCTCCGTGACTCCACCCTTACGCTACAGAGGCAACTAAGGCTGCTTATCAATGGTAGAAGCCCCTTCGACCTGATAATTCATCTTCAGAGCATCCAGCATCGGCACCTACATAAGAACTGCGCCCAGTGGCTCGTACCCAATCAAGAATGGTTTTCTCACAGCCAGCTCCATTATCTAAAAGTCTTCGATGCCGTTGTATGCAAAACCAGGGAAGCTTTGCACCTCTTTTCCCGTTACCACACCAATGTGCAGTACACAGGTTTTTCATCACCTCTGATTTCCCACCCTCCCCCAGTACCTGAAAAAAACTTTCAGAAAGCGCTTCACGTGGCGGGGAACAGCGGCTTCAAGGGGACAGCTGCCCTGGTCAGGGTATGGCGCAAACATCCGGAATGGCCACAACTGACATTGGTATGCAATCAACTTCCAGCCCACGATGAACTACCGAACAATATCGAAGTACTTTCAAACATATCTGATGACAACCTTGCAGACCTTTGGGCAACTGCTGGCATTGCTATCCTGCCCTCAGAAGTGGAAGGATTCGGGCAGATTCTGGTGGAAGCTCAGGCATACGGATGCGTAGTCGTCACAACTGACGCGCCACCAATGAATGAAGTGGTCGACCCTTCATTTGGCATTCTGGTGCCCTACCACTCTACTGGAGCATTCCGAATGGGGGTTCGATACTTCGTCGACCCGGATGGGTTGGAGCATGCGATCCAGGAGCTTTGGAGGCACAAAGATGCAGACCTGCATAGAATGTCCTTCGACGCAGCACAGAACGCCACGGAGAACGACAAGGCTTTCAGAAGGCGCATTAAATATTTGATTTCGGGGCTGGAGCGCTCTACGTCAATCTGA
- a CDS encoding acyltransferase family protein yields MKDYRVPASGYRPEIQGLRAIAAILVAIYHIWFARVSGGVDVFFVVSGFLITGSLARQVQAQGNVMFLRFWAGLIKRLIPAALLVITVTAIASFLLLPKVNWIPIIKQGAAAILYMENWQQAFSAVDYLADRETANPFQHYWALSVQGQFYLMWPLLIGAILFVARRFRLSLGVLIPCVLAIIFTSSLVYSVYSTYTNQAFAYFNTFARMWEFALGGLLVFALPYLGTSRSVRLVLGWVGVLAIISCGLLLQVSTVFPGYAALWPTVAACLVIVCGSADRFGAGAFLSSRFFTWFGDISYSFYLWHWPVLTFYLLLQGSTQADIADGFIVLGVSGLLAWITARVVEEPARFSAIGKRFPSRAFVFGLTCCMPAVLVFGAWSAHTVAQRKADAFQTDVIPGEGAYPGAVAVATSNWDQQDNDEYHSQPPVYPDPFTVHNSIPESYFDGCHKEQKGTDADYCVYGDGDGKISLALVGGSHSAQWLPALEKIALRQGWKILNFTKSECWFSAELKDGSNQDCLEWNENVLATLIETKPDYVFTMATRAEGGNEHVPAGYVDYWEMLSEHGIEVIGVRDNPWWQGVYSPAECVDVFGPGSPRCKIGREEVLAEINPSIEVAKSQEGLSLLDLSDYLCDENLCHPVIGNIQVYRDRHHISLAYMESLAPVLELQMIELEPGLSLR; encoded by the coding sequence ATGAAAGATTATCGAGTTCCTGCCTCAGGATATCGGCCAGAAATTCAGGGTCTGCGAGCGATTGCAGCGATACTTGTAGCCATCTATCACATCTGGTTTGCCAGAGTTTCTGGTGGTGTGGATGTGTTTTTTGTGGTGTCAGGCTTTTTGATAACAGGGTCCTTGGCTAGACAGGTTCAGGCTCAGGGAAATGTCATGTTCCTGAGATTCTGGGCCGGGTTGATCAAGCGCTTAATCCCGGCAGCGCTATTGGTTATTACGGTTACCGCGATTGCCTCTTTCCTCCTGCTGCCAAAAGTGAACTGGATACCGATTATTAAGCAGGGTGCGGCAGCCATTCTGTATATGGAGAATTGGCAGCAGGCTTTCAGTGCTGTTGATTACCTGGCAGATCGGGAGACGGCCAATCCGTTCCAGCACTATTGGGCGCTATCGGTTCAGGGCCAGTTTTACCTGATGTGGCCTTTGCTGATTGGGGCGATACTGTTTGTGGCCCGCAGATTTCGTCTGTCACTGGGGGTTCTCATTCCCTGTGTATTGGCTATTATATTTACCAGTTCTCTTGTTTACTCTGTCTACTCAACCTATACGAATCAGGCATTTGCATACTTCAATACGTTTGCCCGAATGTGGGAGTTTGCATTGGGCGGACTGCTGGTTTTCGCCCTTCCTTATCTTGGGACGTCGCGATCGGTAAGGCTGGTTCTTGGTTGGGTAGGGGTTCTGGCAATCATCAGCTGCGGCCTTTTGTTACAGGTATCAACTGTTTTTCCTGGATATGCAGCTCTGTGGCCGACGGTGGCAGCGTGTCTGGTAATTGTATGCGGTAGTGCCGACAGATTTGGTGCTGGTGCATTTTTGTCATCACGCTTTTTTACCTGGTTTGGTGATATTTCCTATAGCTTCTATCTGTGGCATTGGCCAGTCCTGACTTTTTATCTTTTACTGCAGGGGTCTACTCAGGCAGACATAGCGGATGGTTTTATCGTGCTTGGAGTATCGGGTCTCCTTGCCTGGATAACTGCCAGAGTAGTCGAGGAGCCAGCCCGTTTCTCTGCCATTGGTAAGCGTTTTCCGTCCAGAGCTTTCGTATTTGGTTTAACCTGCTGTATGCCTGCTGTTCTGGTTTTTGGGGCATGGAGTGCCCATACAGTTGCGCAGCGTAAAGCTGACGCTTTCCAGACGGATGTAATCCCCGGAGAGGGTGCATATCCTGGTGCAGTCGCTGTCGCCACCAGTAACTGGGACCAACAGGATAACGATGAATACCACTCCCAACCACCTGTATACCCCGATCCGTTTACTGTCCATAACAGCATCCCCGAAAGTTATTTCGATGGCTGTCACAAGGAGCAGAAGGGAACCGATGCCGATTACTGTGTTTATGGTGATGGTGACGGAAAGATAAGTTTGGCACTTGTTGGCGGTAGCCACTCCGCACAGTGGCTTCCCGCCCTGGAAAAGATTGCGCTCAGGCAAGGTTGGAAAATATTGAATTTTACCAAGAGCGAATGTTGGTTCAGCGCAGAGCTTAAGGATGGAAGTAATCAGGATTGCCTGGAGTGGAATGAGAACGTTCTGGCCACGTTAATTGAAACAAAGCCGGACTACGTATTTACCATGGCTACTAGAGCAGAAGGAGGAAACGAACATGTTCCTGCTGGATACGTGGACTATTGGGAGATGCTTTCAGAGCATGGGATAGAGGTAATTGGCGTGAGGGATAACCCCTGGTGGCAAGGCGTTTATTCCCCTGCAGAGTGCGTTGATGTGTTTGGCCCTGGTTCTCCGCGTTGTAAGATTGGGCGTGAGGAAGTCCTGGCAGAGATCAATCCTTCGATAGAAGTTGCCAAAAGCCAAGAGGGCCTCTCGTTATTGGATCTGTCGGACTATCTTTGTGATGAAAATCTTTGTCATCCGGTAATTGGGAATATTCAGGTTTACAGGGACCGGCACCATATTTCTTTGGCGTACATGGAGTCGTTGGCTCCAGTTCTGGAGTTACAGATGATCGAACTGGAGCCTGGTCTCTCTTTGAGATAG
- the xrt gene encoding exosortase produces MTLERMQWAQVGRLMLPFVLSFAALAWLTFPTLEGIVSRWLKFDESYSHGLLMLAVSLFLVVRTCLNHPVRPGFYPIWLLPFFLALIGYGLGDILRIQAARELVVVPLLLGVLAVFMGWRQVRHFIIPIGLLFFTVPVWDFLSWTLQVITVEINQLLLGMMNIEFRVEGVFVYLIGVGAFEIAHGCSGLRYLLVGQSLALLYGELNLTRLRSRVVLFAVGVALALMANWIRVFVIIYMGYETNMQTSLIEDHDNFGWWVFAGTLVPLFFVGRWLETSALEQTNATAEVAAHTQPTPYHGIKRLTTGVVAMVALPLAFWALLPSTERNVRAEPAPMDLRLDGEQYGTLFSNRLEGWRPRVRNPDRAYVQTLFDRTKVSEGAGASETLYSAVYSYDYQRHSAELIQYSNRLYNREEWHTEDLYEVDVSGPATFRGVTIRNRATGKTIDIAYTYYVEGFWETDDLRAKLAQVRGFANKRTDASWILYGVSCDECDRQARLADLIDNTFDSVVQAVNQQYRP; encoded by the coding sequence ATGACACTGGAAAGGATGCAGTGGGCACAGGTTGGTCGCTTGATGCTCCCTTTTGTTCTCAGTTTTGCTGCGCTTGCATGGCTTACCTTTCCGACGCTTGAGGGTATTGTCAGCCGGTGGCTCAAATTTGATGAGTCGTATTCGCACGGTCTATTGATGCTGGCGGTTTCCCTGTTTCTTGTGGTGCGCACCTGTCTGAACCATCCTGTGCGCCCTGGATTTTACCCCATCTGGCTCCTGCCATTCTTTCTGGCGCTGATCGGATACGGTCTTGGGGATATCCTGCGTATTCAGGCAGCTCGGGAGCTTGTAGTGGTGCCTCTCCTGCTTGGTGTGCTTGCCGTGTTTATGGGCTGGAGGCAGGTTCGCCATTTTATCATTCCCATTGGCTTATTGTTCTTTACAGTGCCCGTCTGGGACTTTCTGTCCTGGACACTCCAGGTCATTACGGTCGAAATCAATCAGTTGCTACTCGGAATGATGAATATTGAATTCCGTGTAGAGGGAGTGTTTGTTTACCTGATCGGCGTGGGCGCCTTTGAGATAGCCCATGGGTGTTCTGGGCTGCGCTACCTCCTGGTCGGCCAGTCACTGGCGTTGCTCTATGGGGAATTGAATCTCACGCGCCTGCGGTCAAGGGTAGTTCTATTTGCTGTAGGTGTGGCACTAGCGCTGATGGCCAATTGGATCCGTGTGTTTGTTATTATTTACATGGGTTACGAAACCAACATGCAAACCAGCCTGATCGAGGACCATGACAATTTTGGTTGGTGGGTTTTTGCAGGCACCTTGGTTCCGCTGTTCTTTGTTGGCCGTTGGCTTGAAACCTCCGCCCTGGAGCAAACAAATGCCACTGCGGAGGTTGCAGCCCATACGCAGCCCACCCCCTATCACGGCATTAAACGGCTAACAACGGGTGTAGTGGCGATGGTGGCTCTACCATTGGCATTCTGGGCTTTACTTCCCTCGACAGAGCGAAATGTACGGGCAGAGCCGGCACCGATGGACCTTCGCCTGGACGGGGAGCAATATGGCACCCTGTTTTCGAACAGGCTTGAAGGCTGGCGCCCCAGGGTACGTAATCCGGACCGGGCCTATGTGCAAACGCTTTTTGATCGCACTAAGGTGAGTGAGGGTGCCGGGGCATCGGAAACCTTATACAGCGCCGTGTACAGTTACGATTATCAGCGCCATTCCGCCGAATTGATTCAATATTCCAATCGTCTTTACAACAGGGAAGAGTGGCATACCGAAGATCTCTATGAGGTTGACGTTTCTGGCCCAGCAACTTTCCGTGGCGTTACCATACGAAATCGCGCAACCGGCAAAACAATCGATATTGCTTACACCTATTATGTGGAAGGGTTTTGGGAAACTGACGATCTCAGGGCGAAGCTTGCGCAGGTCCGAGGCTTTGCCAATAAAAGAACTGACGCCTCATGGATTCTTTATGGCGTTTCCTGTGATGAATGCGACCGACAGGCCAGGCTTGCGGACTTGATAGACAATACGTTTGACTCAGTAGTACAGGCCGTTAACCAGCAATATAGGCCGTAA
- a CDS encoding GNAT family N-acetyltransferase, whose protein sequence is MARPLAGGSESHSQGGDTVSVRLEVRALSEKEFGSVEKDWARLLHTSTADPLFMSWPWLYSWWETWGSRLGLELVLLGVYLPDGKQLVGIAPLYRHRFRIAIGMKVTRLHFLGNAWRVSPTVRTEYVGLIVEPQREREVADAVARYLCATEWDELMIPDSQQINGGTFGKALAEHCNAIPLLRSESQGIRVDTTGSFRTWAESLGANTRLKAFNRRAVFEKELSGHWQPVEEDQVSQSRFMDSLNDFHQRRWGKPCFDRQALEFHLKLLGRLGSNQRPELSGLVADGKVVSVLYDIRAGERIYNLQSGYDESLHRKLSLGTLHLGYAIERAFHHPSVCCYDLLAGSGKKTFYKSHFHGQQVDFPTLDFVRSPILRAAYHCRPWLPGNLVSRINRVFRL, encoded by the coding sequence ATGGCCAGGCCCCTGGCGGGGGGCAGCGAAAGTCACTCTCAGGGCGGTGATACCGTGAGTGTCAGGTTAGAGGTACGAGCGCTCAGTGAAAAGGAATTTGGCTCTGTTGAGAAGGACTGGGCAAGGCTTCTGCATACAAGTACTGCAGATCCACTGTTTATGAGCTGGCCCTGGCTCTACAGTTGGTGGGAAACCTGGGGGAGCCGTCTCGGCCTCGAGTTGGTTTTGCTTGGCGTATACCTTCCGGATGGAAAACAGTTGGTTGGTATCGCGCCTCTGTATCGTCACCGCTTTCGTATCGCGATCGGAATGAAAGTGACCAGGCTGCATTTTCTCGGAAATGCCTGGCGGGTAAGCCCTACGGTGCGCACTGAATACGTAGGGCTTATCGTTGAACCTCAAAGGGAAAGAGAGGTCGCCGACGCGGTGGCGCGTTATCTTTGTGCCACTGAGTGGGATGAGTTGATGATCCCGGACAGTCAGCAAATCAATGGTGGCACCTTTGGTAAGGCGCTCGCTGAGCATTGCAATGCAATCCCGTTACTTCGCAGTGAATCCCAGGGTATCCGGGTGGACACTACCGGATCATTTCGAACATGGGCCGAATCCCTTGGGGCCAATACCCGGCTCAAGGCATTCAATCGCAGAGCTGTGTTCGAGAAGGAGTTAAGTGGTCATTGGCAACCTGTGGAAGAGGACCAGGTGTCCCAGTCGCGTTTCATGGATTCTCTGAATGACTTTCATCAGAGGCGATGGGGCAAACCCTGTTTCGACAGACAAGCGCTTGAATTTCACTTGAAGTTACTGGGCCGATTGGGTAGTAACCAAAGGCCGGAGTTGTCAGGTTTGGTGGCCGACGGCAAAGTCGTTTCCGTGTTGTACGATATAAGAGCCGGGGAACGTATCTATAATCTACAATCCGGGTACGATGAGAGCCTTCACCGTAAGCTGTCACTTGGCACGCTTCACCTGGGGTATGCCATTGAAAGGGCGTTTCACCATCCCTCAGTCTGTTGTTACGATTTACTGGCAGGTTCTGGTAAGAAAACATTCTACAAGTCGCACTTTCATGGGCAACAGGTCGATTTTCCGACGCTGGATTTTGTGCGTTCCCCAATACTAAGGGCGGCCTATCACTGCCGACCCTGGTTGCCGGGAAATCTGGTTTCTCGAATCAACCGTGTGTTCCGGTTGTAG
- a CDS encoding glycosyltransferase has product MMTEREPIVSVVTPTFNRADYLHHAIESVLAQTVDRFELLVVDDGSTDATPELMERYAGDPRIRYFRQPNQGQSVARNRGIREARGDFVCFLDSDNAWLPDKLAKSLEVFRENPECHVVYGDYIEIDQWGRELGLNRMRRYSGAITPELLKDNFVSMNTTMTRRGCFEVMGGFDEADRLAEDYGLWLRLSTRYCFYYLAEVLGFYRVMEHQISSDKRRRLYANEKILLSFLETYPDSVTSEQRCRGLSHFYLRRARFLASEKSYLEAYRDIGRSIRQDALWPGPWRGAAKVTLRAVIP; this is encoded by the coding sequence ATGATGACTGAGAGAGAACCAATTGTTTCCGTTGTAACGCCGACCTTTAACCGTGCTGATTATCTTCACCATGCGATTGAGAGCGTTCTGGCTCAGACTGTAGATCGGTTCGAGCTACTGGTCGTTGACGATGGGTCCACGGATGCTACTCCTGAGCTTATGGAACGGTATGCCGGTGATCCAAGAATCAGGTATTTTCGACAGCCGAACCAGGGGCAGAGTGTTGCCCGCAATCGCGGGATAAGAGAGGCGCGGGGTGACTTTGTCTGTTTTCTCGATTCCGATAACGCATGGTTGCCGGATAAACTGGCGAAGTCTCTCGAGGTATTTCGGGAAAACCCGGAATGCCATGTGGTTTACGGTGACTATATTGAAATCGATCAGTGGGGAAGGGAGCTTGGTCTCAACCGGATGCGCCGGTATTCCGGGGCTATTACGCCCGAGCTCTTGAAAGATAACTTTGTCAGCATGAACACCACCATGACCCGCCGCGGGTGTTTCGAGGTTATGGGCGGGTTCGATGAGGCGGACCGGTTGGCAGAGGATTATGGCCTTTGGCTGAGACTGTCTACCCGGTATTGTTTCTATTACCTGGCCGAAGTTCTCGGCTTTTACAGGGTAATGGAACACCAGATTTCTTCCGATAAACGCAGGCGTCTTTATGCAAATGAGAAGATCCTGCTTTCCTTTCTTGAGACCTATCCCGATTCAGTTACCTCGGAACAAAGGTGTCGCGGTTTGAGTCACTTCTATTTACGGCGTGCCCGGTTCCTGGCTTCGGAAAAGTCTTATCTGGAGGCCTACAGGGACATCGGCCGGTCGATCAGGCAAGACGCTTTATGGCCAGGCCCCTGGCGGGGGGCAGCGAAAGTCACTCTCAGGGCGGTGATACCGTGA
- a CDS encoding glycosyltransferase family 2 protein: MESNPLVTVITPTYNRADFLPEAIDGVLAQTFGDFELIVVDDGSTDNSSEILADYEAKDSRVRIFRQENQGQSVARNRALAEARGEYICFLDSDNYWPPEKLQQQVALFDEHPEVDVIYGDTITIDENGVELTRHNMTRYSGHIAKWMLRDNCVSMNTAMARRKCFDDMGGMSGQRRVADDYDLWLKFSAQFQFLYVPEFWAYYRVMDDQISSDKTARFASNEAIIHDFRRSYPDAVSEEEFNAGFAVFYVRKARYLAAVGRKKEAFRELYKALRHRPFGKVVWRGVAAVTLR; the protein is encoded by the coding sequence ATGGAATCGAACCCCCTGGTGACAGTAATAACACCCACGTATAACCGGGCTGATTTTCTGCCGGAGGCCATTGACGGTGTTCTGGCGCAGACGTTCGGCGATTTTGAGCTGATAGTAGTTGATGATGGCTCAACGGATAATTCTTCGGAAATTCTTGCGGATTACGAAGCGAAGGATAGCCGTGTCAGAATCTTCCGGCAGGAGAATCAGGGGCAAAGCGTCGCAAGAAACCGGGCCCTGGCTGAAGCCAGAGGCGAATATATATGCTTCCTTGATTCTGACAACTACTGGCCCCCTGAAAAGCTACAACAGCAGGTTGCGCTATTTGATGAGCACCCCGAGGTTGATGTCATTTATGGCGATACCATCACCATTGATGAAAACGGGGTTGAGCTGACCCGCCACAATATGACCCGTTATTCCGGCCATATCGCAAAATGGATGCTTCGGGATAACTGCGTGAGCATGAATACAGCCATGGCACGTAGAAAATGCTTTGATGATATGGGGGGGATGAGTGGTCAGCGACGGGTAGCTGATGATTACGACCTGTGGTTAAAGTTCTCTGCCCAATTTCAGTTTCTGTATGTTCCCGAATTCTGGGCCTACTACCGTGTTATGGACGACCAGATTTCTTCAGACAAGACAGCACGGTTTGCATCCAATGAAGCCATTATTCATGACTTCAGGCGTAGTTACCCGGATGCCGTGAGTGAAGAGGAGTTCAACGCCGGTTTCGCGGTGTTTTATGTGCGTAAGGCACGCTACCTTGCTGCAGTGGGCCGAAAAAAAGAAGCGTTCAGAGAGCTCTACAAAGCGCTGAGGCACCGGCCCTTTGGAAAAGTGGTGTGGAGAGGTGTAGCAGCAGTAACGCTCAGGTAA
- a CDS encoding GNAT family N-acetyltransferase has product MESRLIASADNVEQPDALDEYCPDWRDRLSQGNCLICVVSDGEIAGFGWGREQNELGFTYVDSRLPLERAVFYVYDCYTLSHWRGKGVYQAILKGLAEEAWTDEIYVATRWNNTGSIKGIRKAGFMLDRVFIYFRILGKPVRFHY; this is encoded by the coding sequence ATGGAAAGCCGGTTGATTGCTTCAGCTGACAACGTTGAGCAGCCTGACGCACTGGATGAGTATTGCCCTGATTGGCGGGATCGGCTTTCCCAGGGTAATTGCCTGATTTGCGTGGTATCGGATGGAGAGATAGCTGGCTTTGGTTGGGGGCGTGAACAGAACGAACTCGGCTTTACCTATGTAGACAGCCGCTTGCCATTGGAACGGGCTGTTTTTTACGTATACGATTGTTACACACTTTCACATTGGCGAGGCAAAGGGGTTTATCAGGCGATTTTGAAAGGATTGGCGGAAGAGGCCTGGACAGATGAAATCTATGTCGCGACCAGGTGGAACAATACCGGTTCAATAAAGGGTATACGGAAGGCAGGCTTCATGCTGGATCGTGTTTTCATCTATTTCCGCATATTGGGGAAGCCGGTTCGCTTTCACTACTGA
- the asnB gene encoding asparagine synthase (glutamine-hydrolyzing) translates to MCGFAGFAGTGDNSNDRDSCEITLRKMGDAIIHRGPDAGGVWLDDALSVGLSHRRLSILDLSPLGAQPMSSASGRFVVAYNGEIYNFQLLREELVAEGAYFNGHSDTEVMLAAFEAWGVEAALTRFAGMFAFALVDQQEKRLYLARDRMGEKPLYYGWQGNTLVFGSELKALQQHPEWQGEINRSALPLLVRHNLIPAPHTIYSCIFKLPPSSFIAIDLARLESGSLPEPSRYWRLEDQFAETHDWTLDTAADHLENLLTEVIGEQMISDVPLGAFLSGGVDSSTVVALMQKQASTPVKTFSIGFNEEGFNEAEHAAAVAQHLGTDHTELYVTEQDALKVIPLLGKMYDEPFADSSQIPTFLVSEMTRKKVTVALSGDGGDELFCGYTRYPGTVGAWNRKGTLKSRAENLFARMPEWLSVPAARALMPSQRQRSSGGFSFRLDETRAVAGAGDLSEFYRRRVSLWPYPGRAVAVADEPVYGLNAPLPEVIPGDDMKTLMWRDLNWYLPDDILVKVDRAAMACSLETRIPMLDHRVVSFALGLPTSLNVKDGTGKQVLRSVLYRHVPRKLIDRPKQGFAVPIASWLRGALREWAEALLDSARLREQSYWQVETVRWFWNEHLSGREDYSFQLWGILMFQAWLDEQRD, encoded by the coding sequence ATGTGCGGTTTTGCAGGATTTGCCGGGACTGGCGATAACAGTAATGACAGGGATTCCTGCGAGATAACGCTCAGGAAGATGGGCGACGCTATTATCCATCGCGGGCCGGATGCTGGCGGAGTGTGGCTGGATGATGCCTTGTCAGTCGGCCTGTCCCATCGCCGATTATCCATTCTGGATCTATCCCCCCTTGGCGCCCAACCCATGTCATCGGCTTCTGGCCGGTTCGTGGTTGCGTACAACGGTGAAATCTACAATTTCCAGTTGCTGCGAGAGGAATTGGTCGCGGAAGGCGCGTATTTTAACGGTCACTCGGATACAGAAGTGATGCTTGCCGCCTTCGAAGCCTGGGGAGTGGAAGCCGCACTTACGCGATTCGCCGGTATGTTTGCCTTTGCGCTGGTCGACCAACAGGAAAAGCGGTTATACCTGGCCCGGGATCGTATGGGGGAAAAGCCCCTGTATTATGGTTGGCAAGGCAATACCCTGGTGTTTGGCTCTGAGCTCAAGGCCTTGCAACAACACCCAGAATGGCAAGGTGAGATCAACCGCAGCGCCTTACCGTTACTGGTACGGCACAATCTTATTCCTGCGCCGCATACCATTTATTCCTGTATTTTCAAACTGCCGCCCTCGTCGTTTATTGCTATCGACCTTGCTCGCCTTGAATCCGGATCTCTGCCGGAACCCTCTCGCTATTGGCGCCTTGAGGATCAGTTTGCCGAGACTCACGATTGGACACTGGATACGGCTGCGGACCATCTGGAAAACTTGCTCACGGAGGTGATTGGTGAACAGATGATATCTGACGTGCCTTTGGGGGCGTTTCTCTCTGGTGGCGTGGATTCCTCAACCGTCGTTGCCCTGATGCAGAAGCAGGCGTCGACCCCGGTAAAGACATTCAGTATTGGTTTTAACGAGGAAGGCTTTAACGAGGCAGAACATGCGGCTGCAGTGGCACAGCATCTGGGCACGGACCATACTGAGCTGTATGTGACAGAGCAGGATGCCCTCAAGGTGATTCCTCTGCTGGGAAAAATGTACGACGAGCCCTTTGCGGATTCCTCCCAGATTCCCACGTTTCTGGTCAGTGAGATGACCCGCAAGAAAGTGACGGTGGCGCTGTCTGGCGATGGTGGGGATGAGCTGTTTTGTGGTTATACCCGGTATCCGGGCACGGTTGGCGCGTGGAATCGCAAGGGGACTTTGAAGTCCAGGGCGGAAAACCTGTTCGCCCGGATGCCTGAGTGGCTTTCCGTGCCGGCTGCGCGGGCTTTAATGCCTTCGCAGCGGCAGCGTAGCAGTGGTGGCTTCAGTTTTCGCCTGGATGAAACCCGGGCTGTTGCGGGAGCGGGTGATCTGTCGGAGTTTTACCGCCGAAGGGTGTCGCTCTGGCCCTACCCGGGCCGGGCGGTGGCTGTGGCTGACGAGCCAGTCTATGGCCTGAATGCACCTTTGCCGGAAGTAATTCCGGGCGATGACATGAAAACGCTGATGTGGCGGGATCTTAACTGGTACCTGCCGGACGACATACTGGTAAAGGTGGACCGTGCTGCCATGGCCTGCAGCCTGGAAACCCGGATTCCCATGCTGGACCATCGGGTGGTGTCGTTTGCGCTGGGGTTGCCAACGAGTCTCAACGTGAAGGACGGAACGGGCAAACAGGTGCTACGCTCGGTTCTCTATCGCCACGTACCACGGAAGCTCATAGACCGGCCCAAACAGGGGTTTGCCGTACCCATCGCAAGTTGGCTGCGTGGTGCGTTACGGGAGTGGGCAGAGGCATTGCTGGACTCCGCCCGGCTTCGGGAACAGAGCTACTGGCAGGTTGAGACGGTGCGCTGGTTCTGGAATGAGCACTTGTCCGGCAGGGAAGATTACAGTTTTCAGTTGTGGGGAATCCTGATGTTTCAGGCTTGGCTGGACGAACAACGTGACTAG